One genomic window of Providencia hangzhouensis includes the following:
- the pabB gene encoding aminodeoxychorismate synthase component 1, translating to MVIKKIQLPYSPNTAIDYFTPLAHQPWAMLLHSGNAKHSHNRFDIIVADPIATLTTYQLETTISEQNQAPIVSESDPFELLQGLLDKYQPKYQEETECPFNGGALGLWSYDLGRRIERLPEISTTELQFPDMAIGIYLWALIVDHHNKTTTLISYDDVDARLAWLHSQKKGRKNKFQLTSAWKSNMSEETYHHNIARIHEYLRNGDCYQINLAQRFKAKYKGDEWNAFLALLERNGAPFSSFIRLPENAVISISPERFIFLQDGDIQTRPIKGTLPRLDNEQDDLAQAEKLANSVKDRAENLMIVDLLRNDIGRVAKPGTVSVPELFAVEAFPAVHHLVSTVTAKLDSQYRATDLLRACFPGGSITGAPKVRAMEIIEELEPHRRHGYCGAIGYISFNGNMDSNITIRTLLTYKKQVYCWAGGGIVADSQADKEYQETFDKLSLILPLLGALNNDD from the coding sequence ATGGTTATCAAAAAAATCCAATTACCTTATAGCCCAAACACTGCCATTGATTATTTTACCCCACTGGCACACCAGCCATGGGCGATGTTACTGCATTCAGGCAATGCAAAACACTCACATAATCGCTTTGATATTATCGTTGCTGACCCTATTGCCACACTGACGACTTATCAGCTTGAAACAACTATCTCAGAGCAAAATCAGGCCCCTATCGTTTCTGAATCAGATCCTTTTGAACTTCTTCAAGGGTTGCTTGATAAATACCAACCGAAATACCAGGAAGAGACCGAATGTCCCTTCAACGGCGGTGCCCTCGGCCTTTGGAGTTATGATTTAGGCCGGCGCATTGAAAGATTACCTGAAATTTCAACCACAGAACTACAATTTCCAGACATGGCGATTGGCATCTACTTGTGGGCACTTATCGTTGATCACCATAATAAAACAACTACATTAATTAGTTATGATGATGTTGATGCTCGGTTAGCTTGGCTACATAGTCAAAAAAAGGGCCGTAAAAACAAATTCCAATTAACCTCGGCATGGAAATCTAATATGTCTGAAGAGACATATCATCATAATATTGCGCGCATCCATGAATATTTACGTAATGGTGATTGCTACCAAATCAATTTAGCACAAAGGTTTAAAGCCAAGTATAAAGGAGATGAATGGAATGCATTTTTAGCGCTACTTGAGCGTAATGGTGCTCCCTTCTCTTCTTTTATACGTCTCCCCGAAAATGCGGTTATCAGTATTTCACCGGAACGTTTTATCTTTCTGCAAGATGGGGATATTCAAACCCGCCCAATAAAAGGAACGCTCCCGCGCCTAGATAATGAACAAGATGATCTTGCACAAGCTGAAAAACTGGCTAATTCAGTCAAAGACCGCGCAGAAAACTTGATGATTGTTGACTTGCTACGCAATGATATTGGTCGTGTTGCCAAACCGGGCACGGTCAGTGTTCCTGAATTATTTGCTGTTGAAGCTTTCCCGGCAGTACATCATCTGGTTAGTACCGTCACGGCAAAGTTAGATAGCCAATACCGTGCAACTGATTTATTACGAGCGTGTTTTCCTGGGGGTTCAATAACCGGCGCACCAAAAGTGCGTGCAATGGAGATAATTGAAGAATTAGAGCCCCATCGCCGACATGGCTATTGTGGAGCAATCGGCTATATTAGTTTCAATGGTAATATGGACAGCAATATTACTATTCGTACTTTACTGACATATAAAAAGCAGGTTTATTGTTGGGCTGGCGGTGGTATCGTTGCAGATAGCCAAGCAGACAAAGAGTACCAAGAAACCTTTGATAAATTAAGCCTGATTTTACCTTTATTAGGAGCGCTCAATAACGATGACTGA
- a CDS encoding YoaH family protein, with protein sequence MFSGMPALNHQEQQEAVEKIHQLMAEGMSSGEAIALVAQEIREKHQGKEQIHVRFDDEN encoded by the coding sequence ATGTTTTCTGGTATGCCAGCACTTAATCACCAAGAACAGCAAGAAGCAGTTGAAAAAATTCATCAATTGATGGCGGAAGGTATGAGTAGTGGTGAGGCAATTGCATTAGTTGCTCAAGAAATTAGAGAAAAGCACCAAGGTAAAGAGCAAATCCATGTTCGTTTTGATGATGAAAATTAA
- the yebF gene encoding protein YebF, whose amino-acid sequence MEANQKIAVVLGTCALVFSSFALSANNEEGKAAPFVSCGTLTEPQIAAQVKSDFMHNRLPRWTDEKAALGKKAVAWVNDSEVTKTETGYRVPLVVRGAKSDLHYSVAVDCQNNTVTYNTAK is encoded by the coding sequence ATGGAAGCGAATCAAAAAATTGCTGTAGTTTTAGGTACTTGTGCGCTGGTTTTTAGCTCTTTTGCGTTAAGCGCAAATAATGAAGAAGGTAAAGCAGCGCCTTTCGTCAGTTGTGGTACGTTAACTGAGCCACAAATTGCAGCACAAGTGAAAAGCGATTTTATGCATAATCGTTTACCTCGCTGGACAGATGAAAAAGCGGCTTTAGGCAAGAAAGCGGTTGCATGGGTCAATGATAGTGAAGTCACTAAAACCGAAACAGGCTACAGGGTACCGTTAGTTGTTCGTGGTGCAAAATCTGACTTACATTATTCAGTCGCGGTAGACTGCCAAAATAATACAGTGACATATAATACGGCGAAATAA
- a CDS encoding DNA polymerase III subunit theta produces the protein MSHNLALLPKDEMDKVNVDLLASGVAFKERYNIAIIAEAVEREQPEHLREYFRERLVYYRQLSQNFARMPYEPRNR, from the coding sequence ATGAGCCATAATCTTGCTTTATTGCCTAAAGATGAAATGGATAAGGTCAATGTCGACCTTTTAGCTTCCGGTGTTGCATTTAAAGAACGCTATAACATTGCCATCATTGCTGAAGCTGTTGAGCGAGAACAACCTGAGCACTTAAGGGAGTATTTCAGGGAGCGATTAGTCTACTACCGACAACTGTCGCAAAACTTTGCACGTATGCCTTATGAACCACGAAATCGCTAG